A section of the Solitalea canadensis DSM 3403 genome encodes:
- a CDS encoding glycoside hydrolase family 3 N-terminal domain-containing protein, with amino-acid sequence MNNRFVKQLILVVLICVSTAASGQQFLQPSAGAKHWTDSIFKRLSKKEKIAQLFVLRASERKGNEAVFYEEDINKYIRKYNVGSVCLFQGTSEQQAEFLNRIQAKAATPLMVCVDGETGVGMRFSDVKPFPDQLTIGAVSDAAISYKVGKAIGEQCKRVGIHVNYAPVVDINNNPKNPVINFRSFGEDKYKVALLGTQLMKGMQDEGVMACAKHFPGHGDVAVDSHFDLPVINKSIQQLDSLELYPFKQLIAQGVGSVMVAHLFIPAIDTTTNQATSLSKKNVTGLLRNELGFKGLTFTDALEMKGVAKFYPQGQASVQSLIAGNDMLCLPGDIKRSIKTIRKSIRQGKLSWVEVNEKVNKVLLAKYNLGLDTLKPLKVEGISADLNSQVSTLKKEVYLNAITLLSLQKPSLLPLAKDKKVAFVGVGINAENNFAKQLKAEYNADCFYFDNKVEADQAAKIIASVKAGYDVVIVGLHQYKKYPANNFGVSAASLDLVQQLQKEDNTISFVFGNPYMIANMNGAANLVACYEDDSLMHQVAVDLLKGSIAAKGKLPVTVSPKYPYGSGITGNYYFPVTTAEAAGLNGITLQKIDSIAANAIQQGATPGCVVLVARNGKVGFLKAYGHMNYDGKEKVTTETVYDLASVTKITATTMAVMKLYEEGKLDLDKPVGTYVPWVRGTDKENLKIRDILLHQAGLVAFIPFYKETIDANGKPKPGYYSTTPDDTYSVRVADKMYMRKSYIDTLYSRIAKSKLGPHGKYIYSDNDFIFLGKIVEHVSGQSLNDYVRNTFYLPLHMMSTTFKPLEHGAIENIAPTENEKYFRLQQIRGDVHDPGAAMFGGVAGHAGLFSNAYDLAQIYQLLLNGGELNGIRLFKKSTIDYFTAYHSDISRRGLGFDKPEKENATSKSPYPSLSASPLTYGHTGFTGICVWVDPKFDLIYIFLSNRVCPDGDNNKLGKLNVRPDIQEVIYKALTNKVENTINKGEKVNQ; translated from the coding sequence ATGAATAACAGGTTTGTGAAGCAGTTAATATTGGTTGTATTAATTTGTGTTTCAACTGCTGCCTCCGGGCAGCAGTTTCTTCAACCTTCTGCAGGTGCAAAACATTGGACAGACAGTATTTTCAAACGTCTTTCTAAAAAGGAAAAAATTGCACAATTGTTTGTATTGCGAGCTTCTGAACGAAAAGGTAATGAGGCAGTTTTTTATGAAGAAGACATTAACAAGTATATCCGCAAGTATAATGTAGGTTCTGTTTGCTTGTTTCAGGGAACTTCGGAGCAACAAGCTGAATTCCTGAACAGAATACAAGCAAAAGCGGCTACTCCATTGATGGTATGTGTTGATGGGGAAACCGGTGTAGGAATGCGTTTTTCGGATGTTAAACCCTTTCCAGACCAGCTTACCATTGGGGCGGTTTCAGATGCTGCCATTAGCTATAAAGTTGGTAAAGCAATCGGTGAACAGTGTAAGCGTGTAGGAATTCATGTCAATTATGCACCTGTTGTCGACATCAATAATAATCCAAAAAATCCGGTGATCAATTTCCGGTCATTTGGAGAAGATAAATATAAGGTAGCATTACTGGGCACCCAGTTAATGAAAGGGATGCAAGACGAGGGGGTAATGGCCTGTGCGAAACATTTTCCCGGACATGGTGATGTGGCGGTAGATTCACATTTTGACCTGCCTGTTATCAACAAATCAATCCAACAATTAGATTCTTTAGAACTGTATCCGTTTAAGCAACTTATTGCTCAGGGGGTAGGGAGTGTAATGGTTGCGCACCTTTTCATTCCTGCGATAGACACCACAACTAATCAGGCCACTTCATTATCAAAAAAGAATGTGACGGGCTTGTTGAGAAATGAACTTGGATTTAAAGGGTTAACTTTTACTGATGCCCTTGAAATGAAAGGTGTTGCCAAATTTTACCCTCAAGGACAAGCTTCGGTTCAGTCATTGATAGCCGGAAATGATATGTTGTGTTTGCCGGGTGATATTAAAAGAAGTATTAAAACCATTCGTAAATCAATTCGTCAGGGAAAATTAAGCTGGGTAGAGGTAAACGAAAAGGTTAACAAGGTTTTACTTGCAAAATATAATCTTGGATTAGATACACTGAAACCATTAAAAGTCGAAGGTATCTCTGCCGACTTAAACTCGCAGGTGAGTACTCTTAAAAAAGAAGTTTATTTAAATGCAATTACGTTATTAAGTCTTCAAAAGCCTTCCTTATTGCCACTTGCAAAAGACAAAAAAGTAGCATTTGTAGGAGTTGGAATCAATGCTGAAAACAACTTTGCAAAACAATTAAAGGCAGAGTACAATGCTGATTGCTTCTATTTTGATAATAAAGTAGAAGCTGATCAGGCCGCGAAAATCATTGCAAGTGTAAAAGCTGGTTATGATGTGGTAATTGTTGGTCTACATCAATATAAAAAGTATCCGGCAAATAATTTTGGAGTTAGTGCAGCCTCATTGGATCTGGTTCAACAGTTACAAAAGGAAGATAATACGATCAGTTTTGTATTCGGAAATCCTTACATGATTGCTAACATGAACGGTGCGGCAAACTTGGTAGCCTGTTACGAAGACGATAGCTTGATGCACCAGGTTGCTGTAGATTTGTTAAAAGGATCTATTGCGGCCAAAGGAAAATTGCCTGTAACGGTTTCTCCTAAATATCCTTATGGTAGCGGTATTACGGGTAACTATTATTTTCCAGTTACTACAGCTGAAGCAGCCGGTTTAAACGGAATCACTCTTCAAAAAATCGATTCAATTGCTGCTAATGCTATTCAACAAGGAGCTACTCCAGGATGTGTGGTATTGGTTGCCAGAAATGGTAAAGTAGGTTTTCTGAAAGCTTACGGGCATATGAATTATGATGGGAAAGAAAAAGTAACTACAGAAACAGTATATGATCTTGCTTCAGTAACTAAAATAACTGCTACTACAATGGCAGTTATGAAATTATATGAGGAAGGAAAATTAGATCTTGACAAACCTGTGGGTACTTATGTTCCATGGGTACGTGGTACGGATAAAGAAAACTTGAAAATCAGAGATATCTTGTTGCATCAGGCAGGACTTGTTGCATTTATCCCTTTTTATAAAGAAACAATTGATGCGAACGGTAAACCAAAACCGGGTTATTACAGTACAACACCTGACGATACTTACAGCGTGCGCGTTGCTGATAAAATGTACATGCGTAAAAGCTATATTGATACACTTTATAGCAGAATAGCCAAAAGTAAGTTAGGTCCGCATGGTAAATACATTTACAGTGATAATGATTTTATTTTCTTAGGAAAGATTGTTGAGCACGTTAGCGGTCAATCATTGAATGATTATGTACGTAATACATTCTATCTGCCGTTACACATGATGAGCACAACTTTTAAACCGCTGGAACACGGTGCAATTGAGAATATAGCACCAACAGAAAATGAAAAATATTTCCGCCTACAACAGATCCGGGGCGATGTTCACGATCCGGGTGCTGCAATGTTTGGTGGAGTAGCAGGGCATGCTGGTTTGTTTAGTAATGCATATGACCTGGCTCAGATCTACCAGTTATTATTGAATGGTGGTGAGTTAAATGGTATTCGTTTGTTTAAAAAATCTACTATCGATTACTTTACTGCTTATCATAGCGATATCAGTCGTCGGGGATTAGGTTTTGATAAACCTGAAAAAGAAAATGCAACAAGTAAGAGTCCTTATCCGTCATTAAGCGCATCGCCTTTAACCTATGGCCATACAGGTTTTACAGGTATCTGCGTATGGGTAGATCCTAAATTTGATTTAATATACATTTTCCTTTCAAATAGGGTTTGTCCGGATGGAGATAATAATAAGCTCGGAAAACTAAATGTTCGTCCGGATATTCAGGAGGTTATTTATAAGGCATTGACCAATAAGGTTGAAAATACAATTAATAAAGGAGAGAAGGTAAATCAGTAA
- a CDS encoding sodium:solute symporter: MSSLALLSFLIGYFALLIVISYVTSKGSSDNETFFIANRNSKWYFVAFGMIGTALSGVTFISVPGAVQNSSFGYFQFVLGNAVGFILVATVLLPLYYRLNLISIYTYLEKRFGFWSYKSGAMIFLISRVIGSAFRLYLVVIVLQKFIFDAWNVPFAITVIICLLLIWSYTFKGGLKTIIITDTLQTVFMLLSVVLSIYFIATSLDLNIVQTFETVKNSSYSKMFFWEDFFGSKNHFIKQFMGGMFVTVAMVGLDQDLMQKNLSCKNIGEAQKNMLTFTSVFVIMNVFFLSVGALLYAFAGANNIDVKSLGTPDHLFPEIALNHLGIFPAIIFMLGLTAATFATTDSALTALTTSFCVDFLNFSKKENQADAKLVRTRHGVHIGFSFVMLLVVIGFKIINDDSVVNAIFKAAGYTYGPLLGLFAFGMITKMQIKDKLVPYICVASPILSFIIDKNSLSWFGYTIGFELIVVNALITYLLLLISAKLVNQQDHQTAAVASEKVEVQ; the protein is encoded by the coding sequence ATGTCGTCATTAGCTTTACTATCGTTTTTAATAGGCTACTTTGCCCTGTTAATAGTTATATCTTATGTAACCTCAAAAGGTTCATCAGATAATGAAACATTCTTTATTGCCAACAGAAATTCGAAGTGGTATTTTGTTGCCTTCGGAATGATAGGTACCGCATTGTCGGGTGTAACATTCATTTCCGTTCCAGGAGCCGTACAAAATAGCAGTTTTGGTTATTTTCAGTTTGTTTTAGGTAATGCGGTGGGTTTCATTCTTGTTGCAACTGTATTGCTTCCGCTTTACTATCGCCTTAATCTTATTTCAATTTATACCTACCTCGAAAAGCGATTTGGTTTTTGGAGTTATAAGTCGGGAGCAATGATTTTCCTGATTTCAAGGGTAATAGGTTCTGCATTTCGCTTGTACCTGGTGGTTATTGTACTACAAAAGTTCATTTTTGATGCATGGAATGTTCCTTTTGCCATAACCGTTATTATTTGTTTGCTCTTAATTTGGTCTTATACCTTTAAGGGAGGATTAAAAACGATTATTATTACGGATACTCTACAAACAGTTTTCATGCTATTGTCGGTAGTTTTATCCATTTACTTTATTGCAACGAGCCTCGATTTGAACATCGTTCAAACGTTCGAAACTGTCAAAAATAGTTCCTACTCAAAAATGTTCTTCTGGGAAGATTTCTTTGGAAGTAAGAACCATTTTATAAAGCAGTTTATGGGCGGTATGTTTGTTACCGTTGCAATGGTAGGTCTTGATCAGGATTTGATGCAGAAAAATTTAAGCTGTAAAAACATAGGAGAAGCACAAAAGAATATGCTCACTTTTACTAGTGTATTTGTAATCATGAATGTCTTTTTCTTAAGTGTTGGCGCATTATTGTATGCATTTGCTGGAGCTAATAATATCGATGTTAAATCTTTAGGAACACCTGATCATTTGTTCCCTGAAATCGCCCTTAATCATTTGGGTATATTTCCGGCAATCATATTTATGCTAGGATTAACAGCGGCAACATTTGCCACTACCGATTCAGCCTTAACTGCATTAACCACTTCTTTTTGTGTCGACTTCCTGAACTTTTCTAAAAAAGAAAACCAGGCAGACGCCAAACTTGTAAGAACTCGTCATGGAGTGCATATTGGTTTTTCTTTTGTGATGTTATTGGTTGTTATTGGCTTTAAAATAATTAATGATGATTCAGTAGTTAACGCTATTTTTAAAGCTGCCGGGTATACTTATGGCCCATTACTGGGATTGTTTGCTTTTGGAATGATCACTAAAATGCAGATCAAGGATAAGCTAGTTCCTTATATTTGTGTTGCATCTCCAATACTTTCATTTATAATTGATAAAAACTCATTATCATGGTTTGGATATACCATTGGATTTGAGTTAATTGTAGTTAATGCATTGATTACTTATCTGTTGTTGTTGATCTCTGCTAAACTTGTTAACCAACAAGATCATCAGACTGCTGCTGTTGCGAGCGAAAAGGTTGAAGTACAATAA
- the murQ gene encoding N-acetylmuramic acid 6-phosphate etherase, producing the protein MEITTEKDSNYNNLEKMTMKELMENINKEDKTVPNAVELAIPQIEKLATVITEKMLNGGRLFYIGAGTSGRLGVLDASECPPTFGVPFDLVIGIIAGGDVAIRKAVEFAEDNIEQAWIDLQQYDINDQDVVVGIAASGTTPYVIGGLEKANEAGIITGCIVCNSGSPVAAVAQYPVEVVVGPEFVSGSTRMKSGTAQKLVLNMISTSVMIKLGRVKGNKMVDMQFTNQKLYNRGVLIIMKETGVDKQTASELLERYGSVRQAVEAAS; encoded by the coding sequence ATGGAAATAACAACAGAGAAAGATTCGAACTATAATAATCTTGAAAAAATGACCATGAAAGAACTCATGGAAAACATTAACAAGGAAGATAAAACTGTTCCAAATGCTGTTGAATTAGCAATACCGCAAATAGAAAAACTGGCAACCGTCATTACAGAAAAAATGCTGAATGGTGGTCGTTTATTTTATATTGGAGCTGGTACAAGTGGTCGTTTAGGTGTTCTGGATGCATCAGAATGTCCTCCAACGTTTGGAGTACCCTTTGATTTGGTAATCGGAATTATTGCAGGAGGAGATGTGGCTATTCGGAAAGCAGTGGAATTTGCTGAAGATAATATTGAGCAAGCATGGATAGATTTGCAACAATATGACATTAATGACCAGGATGTGGTTGTTGGAATTGCTGCATCGGGTACTACACCTTATGTAATTGGTGGTTTAGAAAAAGCAAATGAAGCGGGTATTATTACCGGTTGTATCGTTTGCAATTCGGGAAGTCCGGTGGCTGCTGTAGCCCAATATCCGGTTGAAGTGGTTGTAGGTCCGGAGTTTGTTTCGGGTTCAACACGCATGAAATCAGGTACTGCCCAAAAGTTAGTACTAAACATGATCAGTACCTCTGTAATGATCAAATTAGGCAGGGTAAAAGGCAACAAAATGGTCGACATGCAGTTCACCAACCAAAAATTATATAACCGTGGTGTACTCATCATAATGAAAGAAACCGGAGTTGATAAACAAACTGCCTCTGAATTGTTGGAAAGATACGGTAGCGTTCGCCAGGCAGTAGAAGCAGCAAGTTAA